A part of Thermocrinis albus DSM 14484 genomic DNA contains:
- a CDS encoding nickel-dependent hydrogenase large subunit, translating into MATKQHLVIDPLARLEGDVRADVFVEDGHVVDVQVEAVMFRGFEIILRGKDPLAGLIVTPRVCGICGGSHLYKACQALDTAWHTQVPPNAWWIRNIAQVCETLQSVPRWYYAIFAIDFVNKNYAKSKLYDEVVKRWAPFVGTSYKIGLEISALPVKIYAMFGGQWPHSSFMVPGGVMCAPQLDHITRAHALLERYRTEWLEKVWLGCSVDRWLENKTWDDILNWLEESESHRNSDCGLFIRFCLENGLDKYGAGVGNFIACGSYVDPQFYPVSTIEDRNKALLAPSGVVYNGKYYPFDHLNVREDVTHSYFEGSWMLHPWDEETIPVDPEVAKKQGKYSWAKSPRYLINGQPVPCEAGPLARQVVAGYEEAKHTCTAAGCVEHAIDPLFRNIVNKIGPSVMVRVLARMHEAVKYYKWAKQWLGKVDFKDDRFYNKPKELPDAKGFGGTEAARGALMDWIVLENGKIKNYQIVTPTAWNIGPRDSKGQMGPIEKAIVGSPVKNPEDPIEVAHVARSFDSCLVCTVHVYDRKSRKELARFKLGGTK; encoded by the coding sequence ATGGCTACAAAGCAACATCTAGTTATAGACCCTCTTGCCAGGCTTGAGGGTGATGTGAGAGCCGACGTGTTCGTGGAAGACGGGCACGTGGTGGACGTACAGGTAGAAGCTGTTATGTTCAGAGGGTTCGAGATCATACTGCGGGGTAAGGATCCCCTGGCAGGTCTCATAGTCACTCCGAGGGTGTGTGGCATATGTGGAGGAAGCCACCTCTATAAAGCATGTCAGGCTTTGGATACAGCATGGCACACTCAAGTCCCACCTAATGCATGGTGGATAAGGAACATAGCGCAGGTATGCGAAACGCTTCAATCCGTACCCCGTTGGTACTACGCCATATTTGCCATAGATTTTGTTAACAAGAATTATGCCAAGAGTAAACTCTACGACGAGGTAGTAAAACGCTGGGCTCCTTTCGTAGGTACATCTTACAAGATAGGTCTGGAGATATCGGCACTACCTGTCAAGATATACGCCATGTTCGGTGGTCAATGGCCTCACTCCAGTTTCATGGTACCTGGAGGTGTGATGTGTGCGCCTCAACTGGATCACATTACTAGAGCGCACGCACTTCTGGAAAGGTATAGAACTGAGTGGTTGGAAAAAGTGTGGCTCGGTTGTTCCGTAGACAGATGGTTGGAAAATAAAACATGGGACGATATACTCAACTGGTTGGAGGAGAGTGAGAGCCACAGAAACTCCGACTGCGGCCTCTTCATAAGGTTCTGTCTAGAAAACGGGTTGGACAAGTACGGCGCGGGAGTCGGGAACTTCATAGCATGTGGTAGTTACGTAGATCCTCAGTTTTATCCTGTTTCCACCATAGAGGACAGGAATAAAGCTCTCCTGGCACCTTCTGGTGTTGTTTACAACGGCAAGTACTATCCCTTTGATCACCTTAACGTAAGAGAGGATGTGACCCACTCCTACTTTGAAGGCTCATGGATGTTGCATCCGTGGGATGAGGAGACCATCCCGGTAGATCCAGAAGTAGCCAAGAAGCAGGGTAAGTACTCTTGGGCCAAGTCACCTAGGTATCTCATCAACGGACAGCCAGTTCCATGCGAGGCTGGACCTCTGGCCAGACAGGTAGTTGCTGGCTATGAAGAGGCAAAACACACCTGTACTGCGGCGGGCTGCGTGGAACATGCCATAGACCCTCTTTTCAGGAACATAGTGAACAAGATAGGTCCTAGCGTGATGGTGAGGGTCCTCGCTCGTATGCACGAAGCTGTCAAGTATTACAAGTGGGCGAAGCAATGGCTGGGTAAAGTAGATTTCAAAGATGATAGGTTCTACAACAAACCTAAAGAACTCCCAGATGCGAAGGGGTTCGGAGGTACAGAGGCAGCTAGAGGTGCTCTCATGGACTGGATAGTCCTGGAGAACGGGAAGATAAAGAATTATCAAATAGTAACACCAACGGCCTGGAACATAGGTCCCAGAGACTCCAAGGGACAGATGGGTCCCATAGAGAAGGCTATCGTAGGTTCTCCTGTGAAAAACCCTGAAGATCCCATAGAGGTAGCCCACGTGGCTAGAAGCTTTGACTCGTGTCTGGTATGCACGGTACACGTTTACGATAGGAAGAGCAGAAAGGAACTGGCCAGATTCAAACTTGGTGGTACAAAATGA
- the rsmI gene encoding 16S rRNA (cytidine(1402)-2'-O)-methyltransferase codes for MGKLYVVATPIGNLQDITLRALEVLRSVNFIACEDTRRTSILLQHYGIKDKKLLSYYEPKESVQVPKIIKLLEKEDVALVTDAGTPAISDPGYKLIRACIDKGIPVEVIPGPSAVLTALVGSGLPTDRFTFVGFLPRKGLQGFFEDLKKCEDTTFVAFESPNRVLKSLEVMKEVYGPDTTVCIARELTKLHEEYLRGRLVEVLEELNKRGEIKGELVIVWRLAPQD; via the coding sequence ATGGGTAAACTTTATGTGGTAGCAACACCCATAGGTAACCTTCAGGACATAACTCTCAGGGCTCTGGAGGTTCTTAGGTCCGTCAACTTCATAGCCTGTGAGGACACACGCAGAACCAGCATCTTGCTCCAACATTACGGTATAAAGGATAAAAAGCTTCTGTCTTACTACGAACCTAAGGAGAGTGTTCAGGTACCCAAAATCATCAAGCTGTTGGAAAAGGAGGACGTAGCACTGGTTACTGATGCCGGTACACCGGCCATATCGGACCCGGGCTACAAACTCATAAGGGCATGCATAGACAAAGGTATACCTGTGGAGGTGATACCTGGTCCCAGCGCTGTACTGACAGCACTGGTGGGTTCGGGTCTTCCTACCGATAGGTTCACCTTCGTAGGTTTCCTACCTAGGAAGGGTCTTCAGGGTTTCTTTGAGGATCTGAAAAAGTGTGAAGACACCACCTTCGTAGCCTTTGAATCACCCAACAGAGTTCTCAAATCTTTGGAAGTCATGAAGGAGGTTTATGGACCGGACACTACTGTATGTATCGCCAGAGAGCTTACAAAACTTCACGAGGAGTACTTGAGGGGTAGACTGGTGGAGGTTCTGGAGGAGCTTAACAAAAGGGGTGAGATAAAGGGAGAGCTGGTCATAGTGTGGCGTCTGGCACCTCAAGATTGA
- a CDS encoding AP2 domain-containing protein, protein MFPNKALLAETFVEKDDGQWVVYIEVLFPDETVRYEVGRYFTQEKAERAASYIKRCANRDLPYPNDGLGGCC, encoded by the coding sequence ATGTTCCCCAACAAAGCTTTGTTGGCAGAAACCTTTGTAGAAAAAGATGATGGTCAGTGGGTAGTTTACATAGAGGTCCTTTTCCCCGATGAAACGGTCAGGTACGAGGTAGGCAGGTACTTTACACAAGAAAAGGCCGAGAGAGCGGCCAGCTATATAAAGAGGTGTGCCAACCGAGATCTCCCCTATCCCAATGACGGTTTGGGAGGATGTTGTTAA
- a CDS encoding DUF3536 domain-containing protein yields the protein MIIFHGHFYQPARENPYTGEIHIEPSAEPFENWNERVYRECYLPNAYAHRVEDHRVTDIVNNYRYMSFDFGCTLLRWIEKKHPELLEKIREGRGAMASTFNHTILPLDPPEDREIQIAWGIRAFQKFFGRNPKGFWLPELAVDSQTLRLLIKHGIEYIILAPHQVKTKSPYARVFFQEGHLDVFIYHHEVSHGIAFGDLLQDATTLLKKLLSLKQQPLLVAVDGETFGHHKKFGEMALAYLFSRYGDLFTTAEDYHSRHVPTDTTQVVDFTSWSCPHGVERWRDHCGCSTGGLPGWHQRWRKPLREGLEEVRRRIRDRVFNTLDRYLKDSFRATLDFVEVLLGGSKEDFLACHSKRSLSREESRLVFRQLYALLYCHLAFSSDGWFFADISGIETVKNLLYAKKAIDLVEDPEAERILTQYLAEAPGNTERYPNGLMVYQRLVLPQVYTPKDMAVTVALMYLADVEKAEGQIGSWRYKVEGYEPITLYLSSSETEEEYVFHLSFEDLSLERVPDVFLNGVVELWINSYLHSFIEATEDYGSLLERIVKHSSWELLVKQLTLFLQLHLWRSLTQNADPKTVEEILKEAQDLRLNIHAVWLRELFLQYALKKAQETPHLLKEVVRLIKDYNRDAKSWELMVDLWPLQNYVWENRNQFKDKELFELLNLEVPDATL from the coding sequence ATGATAATATTTCACGGTCACTTTTACCAACCCGCACGAGAGAATCCTTACACAGGTGAGATACATATTGAGCCCTCAGCAGAACCTTTTGAAAACTGGAACGAGAGAGTATACAGGGAGTGTTATCTACCCAACGCCTACGCCCATAGGGTGGAAGATCATCGTGTAACGGACATAGTCAACAACTACAGGTACATGAGTTTTGACTTTGGGTGTACATTGCTCCGGTGGATAGAGAAAAAACATCCGGAACTTTTGGAGAAGATAAGGGAAGGAAGGGGAGCTATGGCCTCCACTTTCAACCATACCATACTCCCCCTGGATCCACCCGAAGACAGAGAGATACAGATAGCGTGGGGTATAAGAGCCTTTCAGAAGTTTTTCGGTAGAAATCCAAAAGGTTTCTGGCTGCCCGAACTGGCTGTAGATTCTCAGACCCTTAGGTTGCTCATCAAGCATGGCATAGAGTACATAATACTGGCACCACATCAAGTAAAAACTAAAAGTCCCTACGCACGGGTGTTCTTCCAGGAAGGACATCTGGATGTTTTCATTTACCACCATGAGGTATCTCATGGTATAGCCTTCGGTGATCTTCTTCAAGACGCAACCACCCTTTTAAAGAAGCTTCTCTCCTTAAAACAGCAGCCACTCCTCGTGGCGGTGGACGGTGAGACTTTTGGTCATCACAAGAAGTTTGGTGAGATGGCTTTAGCTTACCTCTTTTCTCGCTACGGAGATTTATTCACCACGGCAGAGGATTACCACTCGCGGCACGTACCCACCGATACCACCCAGGTGGTGGATTTCACCTCCTGGAGCTGTCCTCACGGTGTGGAAAGATGGAGGGATCACTGTGGTTGTTCCACAGGAGGCTTACCGGGCTGGCACCAACGCTGGAGGAAACCCCTCAGGGAAGGATTGGAAGAGGTGAGAAGGAGGATAAGGGATAGAGTTTTCAACACACTGGATAGGTACTTGAAAGACAGCTTCAGAGCTACCCTGGACTTCGTTGAGGTTCTGTTGGGAGGTTCTAAGGAAGACTTTCTGGCATGCCACTCCAAAAGATCCTTATCACGGGAAGAGTCAAGACTAGTCTTCCGTCAGCTCTACGCTCTCCTGTACTGCCATCTTGCTTTTTCTTCCGATGGGTGGTTCTTTGCGGACATATCAGGAATAGAGACCGTAAAAAACCTCCTGTATGCCAAAAAAGCCATAGATCTCGTAGAAGATCCAGAGGCAGAGAGGATTTTAACCCAATATCTGGCGGAAGCACCGGGGAACACCGAAAGATACCCTAACGGTCTTATGGTGTACCAAAGGCTGGTCCTTCCGCAGGTGTACACTCCCAAAGACATGGCCGTTACTGTGGCCCTCATGTACCTTGCTGATGTGGAAAAGGCAGAAGGTCAAATAGGCTCTTGGCGTTACAAAGTAGAGGGTTATGAACCCATCACCTTGTATCTTTCATCTTCGGAAACAGAGGAGGAGTATGTCTTCCATCTCAGTTTTGAAGATCTCAGTTTAGAAAGGGTCCCGGACGTTTTTCTCAACGGTGTAGTGGAACTTTGGATCAACAGCTACTTACACAGTTTCATAGAAGCCACTGAAGATTATGGGAGTTTGTTGGAGAGGATAGTGAAACACTCTTCTTGGGAACTTCTCGTAAAACAGCTGACCCTCTTCTTACAACTTCACCTGTGGAGGTCCTTGACGCAGAATGCTGATCCTAAAACCGTGGAGGAGATTCTCAAAGAGGCTCAGGACTTACGTCTGAACATACATGCCGTGTGGTTAAGGGAACTATTCCTCCAGTACGCTCTCAAAAAGGCTCAGGAAACTCCTCACCTTCTGAAGGAGGTGGTACGCCTTATAAAAGACTACAACAGGGACGCAAAAAGCTGGGAACTGATGGTGGATCTTTGGCCCCTTCAAAACTACGTATGGGAAAACAGAAACCAGTTTAAAGATAAAGAGCTGTTTGAACTTCTCAATCTTGAGGTGCCAGACGCCACACTATGA
- a CDS encoding succinate dehydrogenase/fumarate reductase iron-sulfur subunit — translation MELELVLKRGDREIIKVFSVPSSSHMTLLDALWYIKENADPTISFRSMCRAGVCGTCGVKANGKPVLACSVDISSFGGRVRVEPLDGLRVIRDLVVDHEALVERLRRNRVWMVPTSENKPLPPSLFRRLERGYECIMCGLCDSVCPVLIQNNSFGGPMAFAKAYPILLDPRNKDPRWQALALKENLINACTHCKNCSLACPKSVMPEALISLEENYLVSLGLLEKNRQEDFGFL, via the coding sequence ATGGAACTAGAGCTGGTCCTGAAAAGGGGAGACAGAGAGATAATAAAGGTGTTTTCTGTGCCTTCCAGTAGCCATATGACACTTCTGGACGCCTTGTGGTACATAAAGGAGAACGCAGATCCGACCATTTCTTTTAGAAGTATGTGCAGGGCTGGGGTGTGTGGTACGTGTGGTGTCAAGGCTAACGGTAAGCCTGTACTGGCTTGCAGTGTGGACATATCATCCTTTGGTGGTAGGGTAAGGGTGGAACCACTGGATGGGCTGAGGGTGATAAGGGATCTGGTGGTGGATCACGAAGCTTTGGTGGAACGCCTTCGCAGAAACAGGGTATGGATGGTGCCAACCTCCGAAAACAAGCCTCTTCCCCCTTCCCTCTTCAGAAGGTTAGAAAGAGGATACGAGTGTATTATGTGTGGATTATGTGACAGCGTATGTCCCGTACTCATACAAAACAACTCCTTCGGTGGTCCAATGGCCTTTGCGAAGGCTTATCCCATCCTTTTAGATCCCAGGAATAAGGACCCCAGATGGCAGGCCTTGGCTCTCAAGGAGAACCTAATAAACGCCTGCACCCACTGTAAGAACTGCTCTCTGGCTTGTCCTAAGAGTGTTATGCCAGAAGCTCTGATAAGCCTTGAGGAAAACTATCTGGTATCGCTAGGGCTCCTTGAGAAGAACAGGCAGGAAGATTTCGGTTTTCTCTGA
- a CDS encoding NHL repeat-containing protein: MDTGTLSWKPYRIVGGSSPFGLAVPPAKATPYTLYGPRGVFYNGSTLVVADTGNHRVLIWFGLPEEGRGADVVLGQPNFYSDSPNAGGDPERGMFMPTGVWITEEGHLLVADAWNHRILLWERIPERSFVKPDSVLGQRSLRDTDRNVFFWCFGVAYHDGKLYVCDTGNRRVLMYEGLPSGERKPDEVYEGFAWPHSLAFGTNFCAIADAGSGISNVFIFSEKPGSVREVVTSLGDGEGCGARLLNLPYGVSAYGKILAVADTSNNRVLVYVDPLSRAEPVGVLGQRDLCSCGENRWEAVLPDTLCWPYSLHLRENLLLIADTGNNRVVIWRQQEDN, from the coding sequence ATGGATACTGGTACATTGAGCTGGAAGCCCTACAGAATTGTAGGCGGTTCTTCCCCTTTCGGTCTCGCTGTACCTCCTGCAAAGGCCACACCGTATACCCTCTACGGGCCAAGGGGCGTGTTCTATAACGGGTCTACACTGGTAGTAGCTGATACAGGGAATCACAGAGTGTTGATTTGGTTTGGTTTACCGGAAGAGGGGAGGGGAGCGGACGTGGTTCTCGGACAACCCAACTTCTATTCAGACTCTCCTAACGCCGGAGGTGATCCTGAGAGGGGTATGTTCATGCCCACGGGAGTATGGATAACAGAGGAAGGCCATCTCCTGGTGGCCGATGCTTGGAATCACCGTATACTTCTGTGGGAAAGGATACCGGAGAGAAGTTTTGTCAAGCCTGACAGTGTGTTAGGGCAAAGATCTCTACGCGATACCGACAGGAATGTCTTCTTTTGGTGCTTCGGAGTAGCTTACCACGATGGTAAGCTTTATGTGTGTGACACCGGAAACAGGAGGGTCCTAATGTACGAGGGGTTACCCTCAGGTGAAAGGAAACCCGACGAAGTATACGAAGGTTTTGCGTGGCCTCATAGTTTGGCCTTTGGCACCAACTTCTGTGCCATCGCTGATGCAGGTAGCGGAATCAGCAACGTTTTTATCTTTAGCGAAAAGCCGGGAAGTGTAAGGGAAGTTGTCACTTCTCTCGGTGATGGTGAAGGTTGTGGTGCTAGACTGCTGAACCTTCCTTACGGTGTATCCGCTTACGGTAAGATACTGGCTGTGGCTGACACCTCCAACAACCGGGTACTTGTGTACGTTGATCCCCTAAGTAGGGCGGAACCGGTGGGCGTACTAGGTCAAAGGGATCTATGTTCTTGTGGTGAAAACAGGTGGGAGGCGGTTCTTCCGGATACTCTCTGTTGGCCCTACTCTCTTCACCTGAGGGAGAATCTGCTGCTTATTGCCGACACCGGCAACAACAGGGTGGTCATATGGAGACAACAGGAAGATAATTGA
- a CDS encoding hydrogenase maturation protease, with protein MKRLVLVGCGNPLRGDDGVGPRLIRYMWEKGVPPGVKLVDGGTSGLDVIFHMEGAEEVILVDACYTGSEAGSIYCVPAEEVEELPDLREANLHSIKWFHALALAKEMMPPEKRPKRITVYLIEGKNFQLGEDLSEEVKRAMENLAQHLIEKFQLTTGEVYRVVLREDGYLVIPAEVAEKYFVRSMSVLVLPRGLEFLLVPLPNDRQGGLILKRINRKGDRAVLIYELLPAGIQYGSKVAQWSEEEGALVVSLI; from the coding sequence ATGAAAAGACTGGTGCTAGTTGGTTGCGGTAACCCACTCCGTGGAGATGACGGGGTGGGGCCCCGTCTTATTAGGTACATGTGGGAGAAAGGTGTGCCACCTGGCGTAAAGTTGGTGGATGGTGGTACGTCCGGACTGGATGTTATTTTTCACATGGAAGGTGCCGAGGAGGTCATTTTGGTAGATGCCTGTTATACTGGTTCAGAGGCCGGCAGCATATACTGTGTGCCCGCAGAGGAAGTAGAGGAGCTACCCGATCTGAGGGAAGCTAATCTTCACTCCATAAAATGGTTTCATGCTCTTGCCTTAGCAAAGGAGATGATGCCACCTGAAAAAAGACCAAAGCGGATAACTGTGTATCTTATAGAGGGGAAAAACTTCCAATTAGGTGAAGATCTATCGGAAGAAGTGAAACGTGCCATGGAAAATCTTGCACAGCACCTTATAGAAAAGTTCCAGTTGACCACAGGGGAGGTTTATAGGGTCGTTTTGAGGGAGGATGGTTACCTGGTGATTCCCGCCGAGGTGGCAGAAAAGTATTTTGTACGGAGCATGAGTGTACTTGTACTTCCGCGAGGCCTTGAGTTTCTCCTTGTTCCTCTTCCCAACGACAGGCAAGGTGGCCTTATTCTTAAACGTATAAACAGGAAGGGCGATAGAGCTGTGTTGATCTACGAGCTTCTACCTGCGGGAATACAGTACGGGTCTAAGGTGGCCCAGTGGAGTGAAGAGGAGGGAGCACTTGTGGTGTCTTTAATATAG
- a CDS encoding tetratricopeptide repeat protein: MNWRMVYPQTVGLLPYPLDSVVVPYVDRWEEYIEDVLKLHLNHLPPAWSYLESLVSGNFQEALERLTLVEEGPVREYIRCLITGEVKETGDPLLDSLLKGSESLLERGDLDALLLYRKAVKLASSGLVDDALQLYSEAQALVRGISPLFEARLQLERLRLMAEHRGLNYGIIAALEKLFEELQQTGAEQLKAEIHFNLGNFYSSLGDIRRAVFHFSEALTYFTHERNPYMYALINNNMGLTYLSVQATDLEDQMRLAYGIQCLRNALKVFTKEEFPKEWSSVTMNYANALVYLPTANPLKNLLKALELYEEVLRCKESLGDTEGKARVLANMGNALAHLGRFEEAKKRLTEALQLFRQLGLKEEAEGVLELLEEIRTTQVEGHGKHVD; encoded by the coding sequence ATGAACTGGAGAATGGTGTATCCCCAAACAGTAGGTCTGCTACCCTACCCTCTGGACAGTGTTGTGGTACCTTACGTAGATAGATGGGAAGAATACATAGAGGATGTTCTAAAACTCCACCTTAACCATCTACCACCAGCGTGGTCCTACTTGGAGAGTCTGGTCTCAGGTAATTTCCAAGAAGCTTTGGAGAGACTGACGTTAGTGGAAGAAGGGCCGGTTAGGGAATACATCCGTTGTCTGATAACGGGTGAAGTTAAGGAGACGGGAGATCCCCTTTTGGACTCCTTACTGAAGGGCTCGGAAAGTTTGCTGGAAAGAGGAGACTTGGACGCTCTTCTCCTTTACAGAAAGGCGGTAAAGTTAGCTTCTTCCGGACTGGTGGACGATGCTCTTCAGCTCTACTCAGAAGCTCAAGCGTTGGTAAGAGGTATATCCCCTCTGTTTGAGGCAAGACTACAGCTGGAGAGATTGAGACTTATGGCGGAACACAGAGGCTTGAATTACGGTATCATCGCAGCCCTCGAGAAGTTATTTGAAGAGTTGCAACAGACTGGCGCAGAGCAATTAAAGGCCGAGATCCACTTTAATCTCGGTAACTTCTACTCCTCCTTGGGAGATATAAGGAGGGCCGTATTTCACTTTTCGGAGGCTCTCACATACTTTACCCATGAGAGAAATCCCTACATGTACGCCCTGATCAACAACAACATGGGTTTAACCTATCTGTCCGTACAGGCTACGGATCTCGAGGACCAGATGAGGCTAGCTTACGGCATCCAATGTTTGAGAAATGCTCTGAAGGTTTTTACCAAAGAGGAGTTTCCTAAGGAGTGGTCCAGTGTCACCATGAACTACGCCAACGCCCTCGTTTACCTTCCGACGGCAAACCCCTTGAAGAACTTACTGAAAGCCTTAGAGTTGTACGAAGAGGTTCTAAGATGTAAGGAGAGTTTGGGGGATACAGAAGGAAAAGCCCGAGTTCTGGCCAACATGGGTAATGCCCTCGCCCATTTGGGTAGGTTTGAGGAAGCTAAGAAGAGGCTTACCGAAGCTCTTCAGTTATTCCGTCAGTTGGGGCTCAAAGAAGAGGCGGAGGGAGTGTTGGAGCTTCTGGAGGAGATAAGAACGACTCAGGTGGAGGGCCATGGAAAACACGTGGACTGA
- a CDS encoding NifU family protein, translating into MENTWTEFEDTAKKIDELLEKVKNFPDEEREVVGLLVENLQKLTALGLRKLIRVLKEDSVGKELLLKAVREPEVYALFLKHGLVREDTHTKVARAIAMVKPYIQSHGGDVELVDVKDDTVIVSLKGACVGCAQSVFTLRQTILEAIQAYVPTIKRIVEVHSAGGGEGNYVRAFPLADLQEGSIRRFSHGDTDVVVVSFNGVIRAYRNSCAHQGLPLHDGQVTPDGRLVCPWHGFEYVVESGECLTAKYIQLESVPIKVEDGYVWILVH; encoded by the coding sequence ATGGAAAACACGTGGACTGAGTTTGAAGATACCGCCAAAAAGATAGATGAACTTTTGGAAAAAGTGAAGAACTTTCCCGACGAGGAAAGAGAAGTGGTAGGTCTGTTGGTGGAGAACCTACAGAAGCTAACGGCCCTAGGCCTCCGTAAACTCATAAGAGTCCTCAAGGAGGATTCTGTAGGTAAAGAACTGCTCTTGAAGGCTGTACGGGAACCTGAAGTCTACGCCCTTTTCCTCAAGCATGGTCTCGTGCGTGAAGACACTCATACCAAGGTGGCAAGGGCCATAGCTATGGTAAAACCTTATATACAATCTCATGGAGGGGACGTAGAGCTTGTGGATGTGAAGGATGACACTGTGATAGTAAGCTTAAAGGGTGCCTGTGTAGGATGTGCGCAGTCCGTCTTTACCCTAAGACAGACTATACTGGAAGCCATACAGGCCTACGTACCTACCATAAAGAGGATCGTGGAGGTCCATTCCGCAGGTGGTGGAGAAGGTAACTATGTGAGGGCCTTTCCTCTGGCAGATCTGCAGGAGGGAAGTATCCGGAGATTTTCCCACGGAGATACTGACGTGGTAGTGGTGTCCTTCAACGGGGTCATTCGTGCTTACAGGAACTCGTGCGCCCATCAAGGGTTACCCCTGCACGATGGTCAAGTTACACCAGACGGGAGACTTGTATGTCCGTGGCACGGTTTTGAGTACGTTGTGGAATCTGGAGAATGCCTGACGGCCAAGTACATACAGCTGGAGTCTGTGCCCATCAAGGTAGAGGATGGATACGTATGGATACTGGTACATTGA